The following proteins are co-located in the Kineococcus endophyticus genome:
- a CDS encoding GlsB/YeaQ/YmgE family stress response membrane protein, which produces MSVTGIITAIIVGLIIGALARLVMPGKQNISIVLTIVVGIVAALIGTALSRAVGVNTTGFSFLQLVIQVIIAVIGVGIVGALRGRAR; this is translated from the coding sequence GTGAGCGTCACCGGCATCATCACCGCCATCATCGTCGGGCTCATCATCGGCGCCCTCGCGCGCCTGGTGATGCCCGGCAAGCAGAACATCTCCATCGTGCTGACGATCGTCGTCGGCATCGTCGCGGCCCTCATCGGAACGGCCCTGTCCCGCGCTGTTGGTGTCAACACGACCGGGTTCAGCTTCCTGCAGCTCGTGATCCAGGTCATCATCGCCGTCATCGGCGTCGGCATCGTGGGCGCCCTGCGCGGTCGCGCCCGCTGA